A segment of the Collimonas fungivorans genome:
TCTTCAACTTCAACGATTGTTTCTGCGCTTCAGGGACGGCAGCATAGGCAGCCGGATCGCCCGAATCGGTAGGCTTGGCAAACGCAGCCTTCAGCTCAGGGCTGACTGGAACGTTCAGGTTGATGCCCTTAGGCGGAATCGCCTTCAGGAACCATTTTGCGTAGATGTCGTTGATCTGGCCCGAGGTGTAGACATTGCTCAGCGCAGTGTCGACCGCTTTCTTGAATGGCAGGTCGTCCTTGCGTTCGATGATGCCGTACGGCTCGACCGACAGCGCTTCCTTGGTGATTTCATAGTCGGCAGGCGCTCTCGAGCTGGCCGCCAGCGATGCCAGCAGGATGTCGTCCATCACGAACGCCGTGGCACGGCCGGTTTCCACCATCAGGAAAGCTTCAGCATGGTCTTTGGCAGCCAGGATGTTCATGCCGAGGTTGCGCTCGCCATTGAGGATCGTGACTTGCTTCAGGTTCGAAGTGCCGGAAGTGGAAACAATGGTCTTGCCCTTGAGGTCGTCCAGCGTCTTGATGTTGGAGGATTTCTTGGCCAGGATGCGGTTCGCGGTCACGTACATGGTCGGCGCAAAGGAAACAACCTTTTGGCGCTCAGCATTGTTGGTGGCGGAATCGCAGGACAGGTCGATGGTGCCGTTGGAGATCAGCGGGATGCGGGTGGCCGAAGTCACTGGAACCATCTTCACGTTCAAGGCGGTCAGGCCGAGCTGTTTCTGAATGGCGGTCGCAGCTTTCAGGCACAAGTCGATCGAGTAACCTTGATACGATTGTTTGTCATCAAGGTAAGAGAATGGAATGGAGGAATCGCGCACACCCAGGGTAATGCTGCCGGTATCCTTGATTTTTTTGAGTGTTCCGGTCAGTTCTTGCGCTTGTACGGAGCCAACCATTACTCCCAAGCCAACCAAAGCAACGACTAATTTTGATGACATCATAACAACTCCCGTAAAAAAATTATCTGTATAGTTTAACAAACTCGCTGCCTCAGCAGCAGACTTAAACCTATGCTTATTTATTATTCTCACCTCTCCTCCAAAAACGTCTGTCTCCACCTTTGCATAAATTACCGATTACAGCCAATTCTGTTTACTTTTAGTTGCCGACCTGGTCCGACGGAAAGCGCAACGACTCCCTGAAAAGATAGCCCATGGGCATGTTCAACACGAGATTGTTTTTTGCCGGAATCGGACTCAGGAACCACTTGGTGTACAACTTGTTGATCTCGCCATCGTGGATGATGCGTCCCATTTCACGGTCGACCACTGCCTTGTAGTTCGGGTCGCCCTTGGGCAGCATGATCGCGTAAGGTTCGGTTGTCAAAGGCTCGCCGACAATGGCGTATGCCGCCGGATCCTTGGCGGTCGCCTTCAGTCCGTACAGCAGCACGTCATCCATCACAAATGCGTCGGCCGCCTTGTCTTCCACCATCTTGAACGATTCGTTGTGATCTCGTCCTTCCACTATGGTCATGTTCAGGGAACGGACCTGGCCGCGGT
Coding sequences within it:
- a CDS encoding amino acid ABC transporter substrate-binding protein is translated as MMSSKLVVALVGLGVMVGSVQAQELTGTLKKIKDTGSITLGVRDSSIPFSYLDDKQSYQGYSIDLCLKAATAIQKQLGLTALNVKMVPVTSATRIPLISNGTIDLSCDSATNNAERQKVVSFAPTMYVTANRILAKKSSNIKTLDDLKGKTIVSTSGTSNLKQVTILNGERNLGMNILAAKDHAEAFLMVETGRATAFVMDDILLASLAASSRAPADYEITKEALSVEPYGIIERKDDLPFKKAVDTALSNVYTSGQINDIYAKWFLKAIPPKGINLNVPVSPELKAAFAKPTDSGDPAAYAAVPEAQKQSLKLKKK